In the genome of Campylobacter concisus, the window TGATCTAAAAGAGAAGCTTGAAATACTTTTAAAAGATGAAAATTTAAGGCAAAAACTAGCAAAAAACGCCAGTGAAAGTGCAAATTTATTTAGCAAAGAAAATATCATCAAGCAGTGGCGAGAATTTATAAAAAAGGTTGTTAGCAAGTGAAAAAATTAGCCGTTTTTTTATACTCGATGGGGCCTGGTGGTGCTGAGCGAAATGTGGCAAATTTACTGCCATTTTTGATCAGACGTTATGAAGTTCATCTCATCTTAATGAGCAAGGTCATCACCTACGAGATCCCAAGCGAGGTGCAGATCCACTTTATAGAAAATAGCGATCCTTACGAGAGCGGGCTAAAGAAGCTTGCAAGGCTCTTTTTAGCGATGCCAATGCTTGCCTTTAAGTATAAAAAACTTTGTCAAAACTTAGGCATCGACACGCAGTTTGTGCTTATGAACCGCCCTTGTTATATTGCAGGAGTTGCAAGAATTTTAGGGCTAAAAACTAGGCTAGTTATCAGCGAGAGAAGCTGTCCTTCTATCTTATATAAAAACGATCTAAGTGGACGAGTTAATAAATTTTTACTCACTCATCTTTATAAAAAAGCTAATCTAATCCTAGCAAATGCGCTTGGTAACAAAGAGGATCTGGTACGAAATTTTGGTATGAGTGAGACTAAAACAAAGGTGCTTTACAACGCCCTTGATCTAAAAACTATAAATTTGCTAAAAGATGAGCCGCTTGATGGCTATTTTAAGCCATTTTTCATAAACATCGGCCGTCTTGATAGTGGTAAAAATCAAGCCATGCTAATAAAAATAATAGCTTCAATTAACGATCCTCGTGCTACGCTTGGCATCCTTGGCAAAGGGCCTTTAAAGGATGAGCTGCAAAATTTGATAGACAAATTTGGCGTGGGCGAGCGAGTAAAGCTTCTTGGCACTGATAAAAACCCTTTTAGGCATATAAAAAACGCCTCGTGTTTGCTTTGTGCCTCGCGTTTTGAGGGCTTTTCAAATGTCTTGCTTGAAGCACTAGCATGTGAAAAAACTATCATATCGACCGAGCACAAGAGCGGTGCAAAGGAGCTTTTGGGCGAGAGTGAGTTTGGTATTTTGGTACCAGTTGATGACGAAAATGCGATGAAAGAGGCGATGATAAAGGTGCTTAACACGCCTGAAATAAGGCAAAATTTTGAAAATGTTGCGTATAATCGGGCTAAATTTTTTGATAGTGAAAATATAGCGAGCGAGCTTATAAATTTTTTGGAAAATCCTAATGAATAGAAATTTATTTTTTAAAAATTACTCTTTATACCTTATGATATTTGTCGCAGTCATCTTTGGCATGGTTTGTAGGCTTTACTGGGTCTTTTGGGCGAGCGAGTATCCGGTATTTTTCTGGAACAACGAGCTAATGATTAGCACAAACGACGGCTACGCATTTGCCGAGGGCGCAAGGGATATGTTAGCTGGCTTTCACCAAGAAAACGACCTTAGCTACTACGGCTATCCGCTTTCGACACTTACTTACTGGATCGTGAAATTTCTGGGCGTGAAGCTCGAGACAGCGATGATTTATATGAGCGTCTTTTTCTCGTCGCTTGTGGCTGTGCCTGTTATCTTGATCGCAAATGAATACAAAGCAAAAATGGCTGGCTTCATCGCTGCACTTCTTGCAGTGATCGCAAATAGCTACTACAACCGCACTATGGCAGGATATTACGACACTGACATGCTCATCATCCCACTTAGCGTTTTTGTCGTTTGGGGGCTTGTTAGAGTGCTTGAGAAAAAGGACGCAAAGAGCCTGATAATAGCACCTTTAAGCGTGCTTATCTATATGTGGTGGTATATGAGCGCCTTTTCGCTTATTAGCATTTTAACTGGGCTATTTTTGCTTTACACGCTCATTTTTGATAGGAAAAATCCACTTTTTTACCTTGAAATTTCACTGCTTTTACTTGCTATCT includes:
- a CDS encoding glycosyl transferase; the encoded protein is MKKLAVFLYSMGPGGAERNVANLLPFLIRRYEVHLILMSKVITYEIPSEVQIHFIENSDPYESGLKKLARLFLAMPMLAFKYKKLCQNLGIDTQFVLMNRPCYIAGVARILGLKTRLVISERSCPSILYKNDLSGRVNKFLLTHLYKKANLILANALGNKEDLVRNFGMSETKTKVLYNALDLKTINLLKDEPLDGYFKPFFINIGRLDSGKNQAMLIKIIASINDPRATLGILGKGPLKDELQNLIDKFGVGERVKLLGTDKNPFRHIKNASCLLCASRFEGFSNVLLEALACEKTIISTEHKSGAKELLGESEFGILVPVDDENAMKEAMIKVLNTPEIRQNFENVAYNRAKFFDSENIASELINFLENPNE